A genomic region of Hydrogenovibrio crunogenus contains the following coding sequences:
- a CDS encoding form I ribulose bisphosphate carboxylase large subunit produces MAKTYNAGVKEYRETYWMPEYEPKDSDFLACFKVIPQDGVPREEIAAAVAAESSTGTWTTVWTDLLTDLDYYKGRAYKIEDVPGDDAAFYAFIAYPIDLFEEGSVVSVMTSLVGNVFGFKALRACRLEDIRFPLAYVMTCGGPPHGIQVERDKMDKYGRPMLGCTIKPKLGLSAKNYGRAVYECLRGGLDFTKDDENVTSQPFMRWRDRFLFCQDAIEKAQAETGERKGHYLNCTAGTPEEMYERAEFAKEIGTPIIMHDYLTGGFTANTGLANYCRKNGLLLHIHRAMHGVIDRNPHHGIHFRVLTKALRLSGGDHLHSGTVVGKLEGDREATLGWIDLMRDSFIPEDRSRGIMFDQDFGAMPGVMPVASGGIHVWHMPALVSIFGDDSVLQFGGGTLGHPWGNAAGAAANRVALEACVQARNEGKEVEKEGKEILTNAAKDSPELKIAMETWKEIKFEFDTVDKLDVKHK; encoded by the coding sequence ATGGCTAAGACTTATAACGCCGGTGTAAAAGAATACCGCGAAACGTATTGGATGCCAGAATATGAGCCTAAAGACTCAGATTTTCTAGCATGTTTTAAAGTAATCCCACAGGATGGTGTTCCACGTGAAGAAATCGCAGCAGCTGTTGCGGCAGAATCTTCAACAGGTACATGGACAACTGTTTGGACTGACTTGTTAACAGATCTTGATTATTATAAAGGTCGTGCTTATAAAATTGAAGACGTTCCTGGTGACGATGCTGCATTTTATGCTTTCATCGCATACCCAATCGATCTATTCGAAGAAGGTTCTGTCGTTTCTGTAATGACATCTTTAGTTGGTAACGTATTCGGATTTAAAGCACTACGTGCTTGTCGTCTAGAAGATATCCGTTTCCCTCTAGCATATGTTATGACTTGTGGTGGACCTCCACACGGTATTCAAGTAGAGCGTGACAAAATGGACAAGTATGGTCGTCCAATGTTGGGTTGTACTATCAAGCCTAAACTAGGTCTATCTGCTAAAAACTACGGTCGTGCTGTATATGAGTGTCTACGTGGTGGTCTAGACTTCACGAAAGATGATGAAAACGTTACTTCTCAGCCGTTCATGCGTTGGAGAGATCGTTTCCTATTCTGTCAAGATGCTATCGAAAAAGCACAAGCAGAAACAGGTGAGCGTAAAGGTCACTATCTAAACTGTACAGCTGGTACGCCAGAAGAAATGTACGAGCGTGCTGAGTTCGCTAAAGAAATCGGTACTCCGATCATCATGCACGATTACCTAACAGGTGGTTTCACTGCTAACACTGGTCTTGCGAACTACTGTCGTAAGAATGGTCTGTTATTACACATTCACCGCGCAATGCACGGTGTAATTGACCGTAACCCACACCACGGTATTCACTTCCGTGTTTTAACTAAAGCACTACGTCTATCTGGTGGTGATCACTTACACTCAGGTACTGTTGTTGGTAAGCTTGAAGGTGACCGTGAAGCAACTCTAGGTTGGATCGATCTTATGCGTGATTCATTCATTCCTGAAGATCGTTCACGTGGGATCATGTTTGATCAAGACTTTGGTGCAATGCCTGGTGTTATGCCAGTTGCTTCTGGTGGTATCCATGTATGGCATATGCCAGCACTTGTTTCTATCTTCGGTGATGACTCTGTTCTTCAGTTCGGTGGTGGTACGCTAGGTCACCCTTGGGGTAACGCTGCGGGTGCGGCTGCGAACCGTGTTGCTTTGGAAGCGTGTGTACAAGCACGTAACGAAGGTAAAGAAGTCGAGAAAGAAGGTAAAGAAATCCTTACTAACGCTGCTAAAGATAGCCCAGAACTTAAGATCGCAATGGAAACTTGGAAAGAAATCAAGTTCGAATTCGACACAGTTGACAAGCTAGATGTTAAGCATAAGTAA
- a CDS encoding CbbQ/NirQ/NorQ/GpvN family protein: MSEINALDPSQYLIKDEPFYRPVADEVELFESGYASRMPIMLKGPTGCGKSRFVEYMAHKLGKPLITVACNEDMTASDLVGRFLIDINGTRWQDGPLTVAARIGAICYLDEVVEARQDTTVVIHPLTDHRRVLPLDKKGELVEAHPDFQLVISYNPGYQSMMKDLKQSTKQRFGGFRFDYPEEAVEADIVAKEAEIDKETAEKLVQIAQRSRNLKGHGLDEGISTRLLVYAAQLINKGVDPKKACTMALITPLTDDDDILDTLLTTVDTFFE, from the coding sequence ATGTCGGAAATTAACGCATTAGATCCTAGTCAATACCTTATTAAAGACGAGCCGTTTTATCGTCCAGTTGCAGATGAAGTTGAACTGTTTGAATCAGGTTACGCTTCAAGAATGCCTATCATGTTAAAAGGTCCTACAGGGTGTGGTAAGTCTCGTTTTGTAGAATACATGGCTCACAAACTTGGTAAGCCATTAATTACTGTGGCGTGTAACGAAGATATGACGGCTTCTGATTTGGTAGGTCGTTTCCTAATCGATATTAACGGTACGCGTTGGCAGGATGGTCCTCTAACCGTTGCTGCACGTATTGGTGCAATCTGTTATTTGGATGAGGTGGTCGAGGCCCGTCAAGATACGACGGTTGTTATTCACCCATTAACAGATCACCGTCGTGTTTTACCTTTAGACAAAAAAGGTGAGTTAGTCGAAGCGCACCCTGATTTCCAATTGGTTATTTCTTATAACCCGGGTTATCAGTCAATGATGAAAGATCTTAAGCAATCAACTAAACAGCGTTTCGGTGGGTTTAGATTTGATTATCCAGAAGAAGCTGTTGAAGCGGATATCGTTGCGAAAGAAGCAGAGATTGATAAAGAAACGGCTGAAAAATTGGTTCAAATCGCTCAGCGTTCACGTAACCTTAAAGGGCACGGTCTGGATGAAGGGATTTCAACCCGTCTATTGGTGTATGCAGCACAGCTAATCAATAAAGGTGTAGATCCTAAAAAAGCTTGTACTATGGCCTTGATTACACCGTTGACAGATGATGACGATATTCTAGATACCTTATTAACCACTGTTGATACTTTCTTCGAGTAA
- a CDS encoding ABC transporter ATP-binding protein, translated as MVLLNLNNIGKSYRQGELEVTALKDINLSIREGEFAALVGPSGSGKTTLLNIIGGLDAPSTGSIHIQETDLRTLSESDLSDFRLFQLGFIFQAYNLVPVLNAFENVELVMVLQGRSKAERRERAEHYLELVGLKEVMSRRPAALSGGQQQRVAVARALAAGPRLVLADEPTANLDSENAFALLDIMHRLSHEEKTTFLFSTHDQRVMERAERIITLKDGAIENDQKMNVTPHE; from the coding sequence ATGGTGCTACTGAATTTAAACAATATCGGGAAATCCTACCGTCAGGGTGAGTTAGAAGTGACTGCACTTAAAGACATCAACCTTTCGATACGAGAAGGTGAATTTGCCGCACTTGTCGGCCCATCAGGATCAGGCAAGACGACATTGCTCAACATCATTGGGGGGCTAGATGCACCCTCTACCGGATCAATTCATATACAAGAAACCGATTTAAGAACCTTATCAGAATCAGATCTTTCGGATTTTCGCCTTTTTCAGTTGGGATTCATTTTTCAAGCCTATAACCTTGTACCCGTTTTAAATGCTTTTGAAAACGTAGAATTGGTCATGGTACTCCAAGGACGTTCGAAAGCAGAACGTCGTGAAAGAGCCGAACATTACTTGGAGTTGGTCGGCTTAAAAGAGGTTATGAGCCGACGCCCTGCTGCCTTAAGCGGTGGACAGCAGCAGCGCGTTGCCGTTGCTCGCGCTTTAGCAGCAGGACCTCGCCTGGTATTGGCTGATGAACCAACTGCTAACTTAGATTCTGAAAATGCTTTCGCTTTACTGGATATCATGCATCGCCTATCCCATGAAGAAAAAACCACTTTTCTCTTTTCTACACACGATCAACGGGTCATGGAACGAGCCGAACGGATCATCACATTAAAAGATGGAGCGATTGAAAATGATCAAAAAATGAACGTCACACCCCATGAATAA
- a CDS encoding nitric oxide reductase activation protein NorD — protein sequence MSFDIEEVKASLIESVPQLEEMLDSLIHEASHYMNEASRETWLQNAQGIAYLGKGQQVVVSYLEAVPQVIAKIDDEILDDILETVMKLSSVTSGEVVSLVLDSLPVVAERTGDIDLLRQYLALVYQIGSKTPRGMRPMLNNIDELMSKLTVSGLRRWAQWGAQAHARNFQAQIDYFGLVSEDSKAVFQQQRKGSLFIDYHRPINFYLRAFWARDFFIRPAAADYDDFKPYFENMAMHLPDALNDLGEIKGGELYRAMAAHMASHLAYTKEAISMEQLNPQQMFFIELIEDARVEYNAIKNFPGLKGLWKKVIKASMEASELSEKSTAYRLEQLALKLMDEKHDLQDEQMMVVAERFHNEIEENLDNEKWSWDLGILLYNVLNKATTQWESLTDISQQRFGYRDDNRLVWASDEWADMEGGGAPHQETVRKHVSLMEMINEIDSELVDVDHEEVWVLGSELYPYEDNGLSYNEMEGIEPISDPFHYHEWDYRVQLNRPNWVTLYEHRAKKGDPQLYNRILDQNKGIAHRIKQIVDKLQAVGLQRIRRIEDGDELDLNACVEAITSIRMGQEPDPRITMKNVIRSREVSVVVLLDLSESTNEMVDGGDKTVLEVTQEAAILVSHAINGIGDQFAVHGFSSDGRHDLQYTRFKQFDEPFDQDVHSRLAGMQGGLSTRMGGAMRHAGSYLEKQSSKQKLLLVITDGEPADIDEKDGQYLKQDAKKAVEELQSKGVYSYCLTIDQYADKYVHNIFGQNRYAIVDNVLKLPEKLPQLFANLTT from the coding sequence ATGAGTTTTGATATTGAAGAAGTCAAAGCATCCTTGATTGAAAGTGTGCCGCAACTGGAAGAAATGCTTGATTCATTGATTCATGAAGCTTCGCATTATATGAATGAAGCCTCTCGTGAAACATGGTTGCAGAACGCACAGGGAATTGCTTACTTAGGAAAAGGCCAACAGGTTGTCGTTAGCTATCTTGAAGCAGTGCCGCAAGTGATTGCCAAGATTGATGATGAGATTCTGGATGATATTCTTGAAACCGTCATGAAGTTATCTTCGGTGACGTCCGGAGAAGTGGTGTCTTTGGTATTGGATTCCTTGCCTGTTGTGGCTGAAAGAACCGGAGATATCGATCTTCTAAGACAATATTTAGCGCTGGTTTATCAAATTGGTTCCAAGACTCCGCGCGGTATGCGTCCGATGTTGAACAATATTGACGAGTTGATGTCAAAACTGACGGTCTCTGGCTTAAGACGCTGGGCACAATGGGGGGCTCAAGCGCATGCTCGAAACTTCCAAGCTCAGATTGACTATTTCGGACTGGTATCTGAAGACTCTAAAGCCGTATTCCAGCAACAGCGTAAAGGGTCATTGTTCATTGATTATCATAGACCCATCAATTTTTATTTGAGAGCTTTTTGGGCGCGTGACTTTTTTATTCGCCCTGCGGCAGCAGATTATGATGACTTTAAGCCTTACTTTGAAAACATGGCGATGCATTTGCCGGATGCCTTGAATGATTTAGGTGAGATTAAAGGGGGCGAATTGTATCGTGCAATGGCAGCTCATATGGCATCGCATTTAGCGTATACCAAAGAAGCCATTTCGATGGAGCAGCTAAACCCCCAGCAGATGTTCTTTATTGAGTTGATTGAAGATGCGCGTGTGGAGTATAACGCCATTAAAAATTTCCCAGGCCTGAAAGGGCTGTGGAAAAAAGTGATCAAAGCGAGTATGGAAGCATCCGAGCTGTCTGAAAAGTCGACGGCTTATCGTTTAGAGCAACTTGCTTTGAAATTGATGGATGAGAAACATGATTTGCAAGATGAGCAAATGATGGTGGTGGCAGAACGTTTCCATAATGAAATTGAAGAAAATTTGGATAACGAAAAGTGGTCCTGGGATTTAGGGATTCTGCTTTATAACGTCTTGAACAAAGCAACCACTCAGTGGGAATCGCTTACGGACATCAGTCAACAACGTTTTGGTTATCGTGATGACAACCGTTTGGTTTGGGCATCTGATGAATGGGCTGATATGGAGGGCGGCGGTGCGCCGCACCAAGAAACGGTTCGTAAGCATGTTTCATTGATGGAGATGATTAATGAAATTGATTCAGAGTTGGTGGATGTCGATCATGAAGAAGTTTGGGTATTAGGATCTGAGCTTTATCCTTATGAAGATAATGGTCTGTCCTATAACGAAATGGAGGGGATTGAGCCGATTTCAGATCCTTTCCATTATCATGAATGGGATTATCGTGTTCAGCTGAATCGTCCAAACTGGGTGACTTTATACGAGCACCGCGCTAAAAAGGGCGACCCTCAGTTATATAACCGAATTCTAGATCAGAATAAAGGGATTGCACATCGTATTAAACAAATCGTGGATAAACTACAAGCCGTTGGCTTACAACGTATTCGCCGCATTGAAGATGGAGATGAGTTGGATTTAAATGCGTGTGTTGAAGCGATTACGTCTATTCGTATGGGGCAAGAGCCTGATCCACGCATTACGATGAAAAATGTGATTCGCAGTCGTGAAGTCTCGGTGGTTGTGTTGCTTGATTTATCGGAATCAACTAATGAAATGGTTGATGGAGGGGATAAAACTGTCCTAGAAGTGACACAAGAAGCCGCGATCCTGGTTTCCCATGCCATTAATGGTATCGGTGATCAGTTTGCAGTACATGGTTTTTCATCGGATGGACGTCATGATCTGCAATATACTCGATTCAAACAGTTTGATGAGCCTTTTGATCAAGATGTCCACTCACGTCTTGCGGGGATGCAAGGTGGTTTATCAACTCGTATGGGTGGCGCTATGCGTCATGCAGGAAGCTATCTTGAAAAACAATCCAGTAAGCAGAAATTGCTGTTGGTGATTACCGATGGTGAACCAGCGGATATTGATGAAAAAGATGGCCAATACTTAAAACAAGATGCTAAAAAAGCGGTTGAGGAACTTCAGTCTAAAGGGGTTTATTCTTATTGCTTAACAATTGACCAATATGCCGATAAGTATGTGCATAATATTTTCGGTCAAAACCGTTATGCCATTGTAGATAATGTCTTGAAGCTGCCTGAAAAATTACCGCAATTATTTGCAAACTTAACCACTTAA
- a CDS encoding ABC transporter permease, with translation MNNPVFNRLILLQFIAWRNIWRNPIRSGLTISALAGGLIMLILYAALLEGMSRQMVTYATDISSSHLQMHRSAYIDNQDIYATLPWSYLTAFEDSSLPVKIAPRLYAAALASSKDNSTGVMIKAIDPQREHHVTKLLSHLRSGEASFEPKQKNALTHYPVLVGAQLARNLQLSPGSELVLVTQAIDGSIGNAIFEVTGVLKPLEPNFDRMGVLMSIKAYQSLMYQEDGFHELAIKAQNIDELNTLQKQLQTQITHLQKQTPLDELGGKVIIRNWKELNPPVADMLELSGTMLLIVGLIVIGLASLGMINTMLMSVHERTHEFGTLLAIGMKARWILLMVVIESFYLALISAVIGSIIGSVIAKQFEDKGIDFSHMMPDGYDWAGVVFEPVMKGYLIPEQVFQASLLMILLTMLAALIPSWRIVRLKPAEVI, from the coding sequence ATGAATAATCCGGTTTTCAACCGCCTGATCTTATTGCAGTTTATAGCTTGGCGAAATATTTGGCGAAACCCAATCAGAAGTGGCCTGACGATTTCAGCGTTGGCTGGTGGATTAATTATGCTTATCCTTTACGCAGCTCTGCTAGAAGGCATGTCTCGCCAAATGGTGACCTATGCGACAGACATCTCCAGTTCACATCTTCAAATGCACCGTTCAGCCTATATAGATAACCAGGATATTTACGCCACTCTTCCATGGTCATATTTAACAGCATTTGAAGACTCTTCACTTCCCGTGAAAATCGCTCCTAGACTTTATGCTGCTGCTTTAGCGAGCTCAAAAGATAATTCAACAGGGGTAATGATCAAAGCAATTGACCCACAACGAGAACACCATGTCACCAAACTGCTTAGCCACTTACGATCTGGCGAAGCCTCGTTTGAGCCTAAACAAAAAAATGCATTAACGCATTACCCGGTTTTGGTTGGAGCACAGCTTGCAAGAAACTTACAACTTTCTCCTGGAAGTGAATTGGTTCTGGTCACACAAGCGATTGATGGCAGTATAGGAAACGCTATTTTTGAAGTCACAGGAGTTTTAAAACCGCTTGAACCTAACTTCGATCGCATGGGGGTTTTAATGTCGATCAAAGCGTATCAAAGCCTTATGTACCAAGAAGATGGCTTCCACGAACTGGCAATCAAGGCGCAGAATATTGACGAATTAAATACTTTGCAAAAACAACTTCAGACACAAATTACTCACTTACAAAAGCAAACTCCCTTAGACGAATTGGGAGGTAAGGTGATTATCCGAAACTGGAAAGAACTGAACCCTCCGGTTGCCGACATGTTGGAGTTGAGTGGCACCATGTTACTGATTGTTGGATTAATCGTCATTGGCCTCGCCTCACTGGGGATGATTAATACGATGTTAATGTCAGTGCATGAAAGAACACATGAATTTGGCACCCTATTGGCCATTGGGATGAAAGCGCGCTGGATACTATTAATGGTTGTTATTGAGTCTTTTTATTTAGCTTTAATCTCCGCGGTTATTGGTTCAATAATCGGGAGTGTCATTGCCAAACAATTTGAAGACAAAGGCATTGACTTCAGTCATATGATGCCAGATGGTTATGACTGGGCCGGTGTTGTCTTTGAACCTGTGATGAAAGGTTATCTTATACCGGAACAAGTCTTTCAGGCCAGTCTATTAATGATTCTATTAACCATGCTAGCGGCCTTAATTCCATCCTGGCGTATCGTACGTTTAAAACCAGCTGAGGTCATTTAA
- a CDS encoding ABC transporter permease has protein sequence MSIQHGHLPFSILMNFAWRNLWRHRRRTLITLTTIGIGFGLAVLFIGIGDGSHNSMVRNAIKLGEGHLTIQPKGYQEAPANYKYIHNGKVLYQQLKSLSLDANIAPRISLQVLASTASNSTGAMLEGMQSQLDTRTSMLKPFLIKGHWLTEDDHRGILIGQGMAQKLKAKVGSKVVIMAGKKDGDSQAQLARVRGIFNAHINEMDDFLIISNLSLPTEFLVGEGANPLLMPVTRLALFLNNPDDLSRAEVTIEKTLIDQNSVVLNWQEMMPQLVQFIILDDAGNYVFLVLILIMVIFGIVNTVLMSVLERTREFGLLRALGISRRQLLLLVFCEAVLLSFLSVTIGWLVGGSTHLWFAHHGIDFSALMAEGTSAMGTFMDPVIYTELSWDRVLQLTIIVFATTLSTGVYPAIKAARVAPVEALRT, from the coding sequence ATGTCAATTCAACATGGTCACCTCCCCTTTTCAATATTGATGAATTTTGCCTGGCGTAATTTATGGCGACACCGACGAAGAACCCTGATCACCTTGACTACAATTGGGATTGGATTTGGCTTGGCTGTATTATTCATCGGAATTGGAGATGGAAGTCACAACTCTATGGTGCGTAATGCCATTAAATTGGGAGAGGGTCATTTAACAATCCAACCCAAAGGATATCAAGAAGCGCCAGCCAACTATAAATACATTCATAATGGCAAAGTACTTTATCAACAACTCAAAAGTCTATCCCTTGATGCGAATATTGCTCCTCGTATTTCTTTACAGGTTCTTGCCAGTACTGCCAGTAATTCGACAGGGGCAATGCTTGAAGGGATGCAATCCCAATTGGATACCCGCACCAGTATGCTCAAACCCTTTTTAATCAAAGGACACTGGTTAACTGAAGACGATCATAGAGGCATATTAATCGGGCAGGGTATGGCGCAAAAACTCAAAGCAAAAGTCGGTAGCAAAGTGGTCATCATGGCAGGCAAGAAAGATGGCGATTCCCAAGCACAATTAGCCCGTGTCAGGGGCATTTTTAACGCCCATATCAATGAAATGGATGACTTTCTTATTATTAGCAACTTAAGTCTACCTACAGAGTTTCTTGTTGGTGAGGGAGCGAACCCTCTTTTAATGCCAGTGACAAGGCTTGCCCTCTTTCTAAACAATCCAGATGACTTGAGTCGTGCAGAGGTAACAATTGAAAAGACACTTATAGACCAAAACAGTGTTGTTTTAAACTGGCAAGAAATGATGCCGCAATTAGTGCAATTCATTATTTTAGATGATGCTGGAAACTATGTCTTTTTAGTGCTCATTTTAATTATGGTAATCTTTGGAATCGTCAACACCGTCCTCATGAGTGTTTTAGAACGTACCAGAGAATTTGGTCTACTTCGAGCCTTGGGTATTAGTCGCCGACAATTACTATTGCTTGTGTTTTGTGAAGCCGTTTTATTAAGTTTTTTATCGGTCACGATAGGATGGCTAGTGGGTGGGAGTACCCACTTATGGTTTGCCCATCACGGCATCGATTTTTCCGCGTTAATGGCAGAAGGCACCTCGGCAATGGGCACGTTTATGGACCCCGTAATTTACACAGAACTTTCTTGGGACCGCGTTCTTCAATTAACAATCATTGTATTTGCCACGACGCTTTCAACCGGAGTTTACCCAGCCATTAAAGCGGCTAGAGTAGCGCCTGTAGAAGCGCTACGAACTTAG
- the purD gene encoding phosphoribosylamine--glycine ligase: MNVLIIGSGGREHALAWKTIQSDKVSKVFVAPGNAGTALEDNIENVDIAVEDLPGLVDFAQNNAIELTIVGPEVPLVLGVVDAFEAAGLKCFGPSKGAAQLEGSKAFSKDFLAKHNIPTAAYSVFTEIPPAVAYIKEMGAPIVIKADGLAAGKGVILAETNAEAIAAVEDMLAGNKFGDAGARVVIEEFLVGEEASFIVMADGQNILPMATSQDHKARNNGDTGPNTGGMGAYTPAPVVTRKIHDRIMQEIIRPTIDGMAKDGLPYTGFLYAGIMIAPDGTPKVLEFNCRFGDPETQPIMMRLQSDLSELCLAALDKKLDTVTAKWDSRPALGVVLAAGGYPDEYRKGDVIQGIEDANNTDIKVFHAGTRLNDQGQLVTSGGRVLCVTALGENVTDAQKRAYEGVSKIHWEEVYYRTDIGHRAVKRESLS, from the coding sequence ATGAATGTACTCATTATTGGAAGCGGTGGCCGCGAACATGCTTTGGCGTGGAAAACCATTCAATCAGATAAGGTTTCAAAAGTATTTGTTGCACCTGGCAACGCTGGAACGGCACTGGAAGACAATATCGAAAATGTTGATATTGCCGTTGAGGACTTACCAGGCCTGGTAGATTTTGCTCAAAACAATGCCATTGAACTCACCATTGTTGGCCCGGAAGTGCCTCTTGTGCTTGGTGTGGTTGACGCTTTTGAAGCGGCAGGCCTAAAATGCTTTGGTCCAAGCAAGGGAGCAGCGCAACTGGAAGGATCTAAAGCTTTCTCTAAAGATTTTTTAGCGAAACACAACATTCCAACAGCCGCCTACTCCGTGTTCACAGAGATCCCGCCTGCAGTGGCTTATATTAAAGAGATGGGCGCGCCAATTGTCATTAAAGCCGATGGCTTAGCCGCAGGTAAAGGCGTTATCCTGGCTGAAACCAATGCCGAAGCGATTGCCGCAGTAGAAGATATGCTAGCAGGTAATAAATTTGGGGACGCTGGTGCACGTGTTGTTATTGAAGAATTTCTAGTCGGCGAAGAAGCCAGTTTTATCGTGATGGCAGATGGTCAAAACATCTTACCTATGGCGACTTCTCAAGACCATAAAGCCCGAAACAATGGTGATACCGGGCCAAATACAGGCGGTATGGGGGCTTATACCCCTGCGCCAGTGGTGACGCGTAAAATCCATGACCGCATTATGCAGGAGATCATTCGTCCAACCATTGATGGGATGGCTAAAGACGGCCTACCCTATACTGGATTTTTATATGCCGGGATTATGATTGCACCGGATGGGACACCGAAAGTCCTTGAATTTAACTGCCGCTTTGGTGATCCTGAAACTCAGCCTATCATGATGCGCTTACAATCCGACTTATCTGAACTGTGTTTAGCGGCATTGGATAAAAAACTAGACACGGTAACCGCTAAATGGGATTCCCGTCCTGCATTAGGTGTCGTTTTAGCCGCTGGCGGCTACCCTGATGAATACCGTAAAGGAGATGTCATCCAAGGCATTGAAGATGCCAACAATACGGATATTAAAGTTTTCCATGCGGGTACCCGTTTGAATGATCAAGGACAACTGGTTACATCAGGAGGGCGCGTTCTTTGTGTGACCGCGCTAGGCGAAAATGTTACCGATGCTCAGAAACGTGCCTATGAAGGGGTTTCAAAAATTCATTGGGAAGAGGTTTATTACCGTACTGACATTGGTCATCGTGCCGTTAAACGTGAATCCTTAAGTTAA
- a CDS encoding ribulose bisphosphate carboxylase small subunit has translation MMSIQDYPSRLSDPQSRKAETFSYLPKMTAEQIKAQVQYIIDKGWNPAIEHSEPENAFSYYWYMWKLPMFGETDADAVLAEVDACIKANPNNHVRLIGYDNYAQSQGANMLVKRGDM, from the coding sequence ATTATGAGTATTCAAGATTACCCATCTCGTCTTTCAGATCCACAATCTCGTAAGGCAGAGACGTTCTCTTACCTTCCAAAAATGACGGCTGAGCAAATCAAAGCACAAGTTCAGTACATCATTGATAAAGGTTGGAACCCAGCAATCGAACATTCAGAGCCAGAGAATGCTTTCTCTTACTACTGGTATATGTGGAAGCTTCCAATGTTCGGTGAAACTGATGCTGATGCCGTATTGGCAGAAGTAGATGCATGTATCAAAGCTAATCCAAACAACCACGTTCGTTTGATTGGTTATGATAACTATGCACAGTCTCAAGGTGCGAACATGCTTGTTAAGCGTGGTGATATGTAA
- a CDS encoding late competence development ComFB family protein translates to MSELQSVHNYYERPVFNHIQENYLDVGLTENQLADMACIALNRIAPRYIRHDIDMSFYMSSEEYQEIQARIQKAVKKAYKKVKKLDGLEEA, encoded by the coding sequence ATGTCTGAACTTCAATCCGTCCATAATTACTATGAAAGACCTGTCTTTAATCATATACAAGAAAACTATCTCGATGTCGGATTAACTGAAAACCAGCTGGCAGATATGGCCTGTATCGCACTCAACCGTATTGCACCTCGCTATATTCGTCATGATATCGACATGTCTTTTTACATGTCCTCCGAAGAATACCAGGAAATACAAGCACGCATTCAAAAGGCCGTTAAAAAAGCCTATAAAAAAGTGAAAAAATTAGATGGGCTAGAAGAGGCCTAA
- a CDS encoding outer membrane lipoprotein-sorting protein has protein sequence MQHSKILISIKTVSSPLSLSTLLFLIFSLPVKAMQADELVRHIDSLWRGTTSHAFMTMSVKTQRYQRNMTMEAWSLGNDYSLVVIQKPIKDRGISTLKVEQNIWNYLPKINRVTKVPSSMMSGSWMGSHFTNDDLVKESTFEQDYDSTITFEGLRNNQNIYELTSIPKPNAAVVWGKVVMQITQSTLAPIKGLYYDEDGHLIRTLTFDQIQKIGERIIPMRMTLQPIDKPSESTVILYNDIQFDIPLTKNFFSLRNLKQRH, from the coding sequence ATGCAGCATTCTAAGATTTTGATCTCCATTAAAACAGTAAGTAGCCCCCTAAGCTTATCAACTCTACTTTTCCTTATTTTTTCTTTGCCGGTAAAGGCGATGCAAGCAGACGAACTGGTTCGTCATATTGATAGCTTATGGCGCGGAACGACATCTCATGCATTCATGACCATGAGCGTCAAAACACAACGTTATCAAAGAAACATGACAATGGAAGCCTGGTCTCTGGGGAATGACTATTCATTGGTTGTCATTCAGAAACCCATTAAAGATCGAGGTATTTCGACTTTAAAGGTGGAACAAAACATCTGGAACTATTTGCCTAAAATCAACCGCGTCACCAAAGTGCCGTCAAGCATGATGTCCGGCTCTTGGATGGGAAGCCATTTCACGAATGATGATCTCGTAAAGGAAAGCACCTTTGAACAGGATTATGATTCGACTATCACATTTGAAGGGCTTCGAAATAATCAAAATATTTATGAACTAACCTCTATTCCAAAACCGAATGCCGCTGTCGTTTGGGGGAAGGTTGTGATGCAGATCACACAATCAACTTTGGCCCCTATCAAAGGGCTCTACTATGATGAAGATGGCCATCTGATTCGCACCCTAACATTTGATCAAATTCAAAAAATCGGTGAGCGGATCATCCCCATGCGAATGACATTACAGCCAATAGACAAGCCATCAGAATCAACCGTCATTCTCTACAACGACATTCAGTTCGATATCCCTTTAACTAAAAACTTTTTTTCATTAAGAAATCTTAAACAGCGGCATTAA